CACCCGACGCTCCATCCTGTGGCACCGGCACTTCATCGACGGGAAAAACCGGCTCCCCGGTATCTCGGTCCAGCACAAACACAAAGCCGGTCTTGGCCACCTGCACCACCACATCGCGCGGACCATCGCCCTTGTTTATGGTCACCAGACTTGGCTGTGCCGGCAGGTCATAGTCCCACACATCATGATGCACCGTTTGAAAATGCCAGCGTACTGTGCCGGTCGCGCCGTCAAGTGCCACCACGGAATTGGCATAGCGGTTGTCACCGGGACGCTCACCACCATAAAAATCCGGCGAGGGCGAGGACGTTGGCAGAAACACCAGCCCGCGCGCTTCATCAACCGACATGGGCGCCCACACATTGGCGTGGCCGGTGCGGGCCGCCTGCTCACCCTGCCAACTGCCGGGCTGCTCGACGGCCCCGCGCGCCACCGCATCAAACTCCCAGCGTGGCGTGCCGGTGCGGACATCAAACGCGCGCACGGCACCCTTGGGTGCATCCGCGCGGGCATTGTCACCAATGGCAGACCCGACAATCACCGTGTCGCCCACAGTGACAGGCGGCGACGTTATCTGAAACTCGCCGGGCCACCACAAATCCATGCCGGGATCTATGGCAACGGTGCCATTCTCACCAAACAACGTACACGGACGACCTGTAGTAGCATCCACGGCGATCAGGCGGCCGTGGTTCGTGCCCATGAAAATCCGTTCCGCGCATTCACTCCCGCCACCTGCCTGCGGATCCTGCCAATAGACAACGCCACGGCAGATAAACTGATTGGCGGGCATATAGTCCGTCGGAATCTGCGGGTCATAGCGCCACTGCTCCTCGCCCGTGGCCGGGTCCAAAGACACAATCTCGTTGAACGGCGTGCACAGCCGCAACGCACCGCCCGCCAGAATCGGCGTGCCTTCGGATGCGCTGCGGGTTACAGCGTCAGGGCGCGCCTCAAGATCGCCGGTGGCGTACTGCCAGGCGATTTCCAGATCGCCCACGGTGTCAGGCGTGATCGCGGCACTCGCGCTATACCGGCTGCCCCCCGCGTCACCACCATAATGGGTCCAGCCACCACCCTGCTGGGCAAAACCTGGGAGCGCACCCGTAACGACGCCCACCAGCATCAGCGCAAACAAGCGCCCGAACCGTCTGAAACGTAAAGTAAATGAGCCCATGGAAAATCCACCCTGTGACACGAAGCAGTTAATTGATTGAATCATTCATTTAATTAACGTCGGTCGTCAAGTGTTATTATCTCGCTGTGTTCCGGAGTGTTGAGTCGCAAGCCATGTCCCAGATTGAAAATCCCACCCGTCGCTCAAAGCGGGGAGAAACACCGCAGGCCCGGCTAGCGCTGGTGGCAAAAGCTGCCTTTGAGTGCATGTCGCGTCACGGCTTCCATCGCACGCAAATGGCCGATGTGGCCCTGGAAGCGGGCCTGTCACCGGCCGCGCTTTACACATATGCAAAGGGAAAGGAGGGTCTGCTCACCCTCGCCTTCCTGCATGTTTTTGACGATGAGTTGCCCGCAACGCCACTGCCGGTCGCACCGTTGCCGATGAAAAAAATCATCGCCATGGCGCACCAGCGGATTAGCGACGTGGCCCAATGGCCAACCCTCGACGCGGCCATTGCAGCAGACCGCGCGCCCGATGTGGCGACGCTCAGAAAAATAGGAGCCGAAGTTTATGACCTGCTGGATGCCTTCCGCGAAGGCATCTGGCTGATTGATAAGTTGTCACTGGAACTTCCGGAGTTTGAAAAACTACAGGCGGAAAAAGTGCATGGCGCCTTTATGGGCAAGCTGATCGCACTCATCGGCAAATGGAAGGCTCCGGGCGTGGTGACTGATGTGGCCGCACGCAACGCCGTTGAAATGATGGCCTGGCCCGCCATGCACCGCCACCGCGACCAGTGGCTGATACCGCAGGCCAGCGAAGCGCAAATCCGTGAAACAGCAATCCGCCAATATGCAGCGCTGCTCAAGGCAACCCAGAAAGCCTAGCCTTCAGTCGCAACCTGCTCGCGGGCCTTCACCATCAATTCCTGCATGGTGCGGCGGATCTGATGTTCGGACTTATCCACGCCGCGCGCCTCAAGATCGCCAGACACCTTGCGGAATACATCCTCTTCGCCGGCTTCTTCAAAGTCGGACTTCACAACCTCTTTGGCGTAGGCAGCCGCAGCATCCGCGTCCAGCCCCATCGCCTCTGCAGCCCACAGGCCCAGCAACTTGTTGCGGCGCGCCACGGCCTTGAACTCAAGTTCCTGGTCATGGGCGAACTTGTTTTCAAAGTCCTTGCCGCGCTTATCAAGTGAACTCATGGGTAAACGCCCCTTGCAGTTAGGTGCCATGCATATGGGAGTGACAGCCCCCGAAATGGCAGATTTTTGCCGAAAAATACGAAAATCCGGCACGTGACCGCGCCCAAGTTCAGCTAGGCATAGCTGCCAATTTCCGCTAAAGCAACACGTGAGCGCGACTGCCGCCAAGGTCAAGAGGTCGCACCGCACAAATCACCAAAAACGGCATCAATCCGGGATGGATTCAGTTTTATGACGCGCCGCAGAAAAATATACGAAGGCAAGGCCAAGATCCTTTACGAAGGCCCTGAGCCCGGCACCCTCATTCAGCATTTCAAGGATGACGCCACCGCCTTCAACAACAAGAAGCATGAGCTGATTGACGGCAAGGGCGTTCTCAACAACCGCATCTCCGAGTTCATCTTTACCAAGCTCAACGAGATTGGTGTGCCGACCCACTTCATCAAACGGGTGAACATGCGCGAGCAGCTCATCAAGGAAGTGGAAATCATCCCGGTTGAAGTGATGGTTCGCAACGTGGCCGCGGGCTCGCTGGCCAAGCGCCTTGGCATTGAGGAAGGCACACCGCTGCCCCGCTCCATCATCGAGTTCGCCTACAAATCCGACGAGCTGGACGACCCGCTCGTAACAGAAGAACACATCACCGCGTTTTCTTGGGCCACCCCCCAGGAGATTGACGACATGATGGCCATGAGCCTGCGCATCAACGACTTTTTGTCCGGCTTGTTTTTGGGCATCGGCATCAAGCTGGTGGACTTCAAGATTGAGTTTGGCCGTCAGTTTGAAGGCGAGATGATGCGGGTCATTCTGGCCGATGAAATAAGCCCCGATAGCTGCCGCCTGTGGGACACCACCACGAACGAGAAACTGGACAAGGACCGTTTCCGCCGCGACATGGGCGGGCTGATGGACGCCTATCAGGAGGTTGCCCGCCGCCTTGGCATCTACACCAGCAACGACGATACCACCCCACGCTCCGGCCCCGTGCTGGTGAAGTAGGCGCTGGTGAAGGAGCAGCCTTGCAGGTCCGGCAGGCGCGCAAAGACGCTGTTGCTGATATTTTCTGCCAAACAGATTTCGATTCGACCCTGAACCAAAGAGGCCCCGCCAGAACAGCCGGGGGAACACACATCCATGAAGGCACGCGTTCACGTCACCCTCAAATCAGGCGTCCTCGACCCGCAGGGCAAGGCCATAGAAAAGACCCTCGGCAATCTGGGTTTCTTGGGCGTTGAGAGTGTCCGCCAGGGCAAGGTCATAGACCTCGACATCGCCGAGACGGACCCGGCCAAAGCCGAAGCTGTCATCAAGGACATGTGCGAGCAGCTTCTGGCCAACACGGTGATCGAGAATTATTCCATCGAACTGGCTTCGTCCCAGAGTGCATCATAATGAAGGCCGCCGTTGTTACATTCCCCGGCTCCAACTGTGACCGCGACACGCTGGTGGCACTTGAGCGCATCACCGGGCGCGCGCCGATAAAAGTCTGGCATACCGAAACCGAGCTTCCCCAAGCTGACCTTGTGGTGCTGCCCGGCGGCTTCACCTATGGCGACTATCTGCGCTCCGGTGCGATGGCCGCCCGCTCACCTGTCATGGCTGCCGTGAAAAAACGTGCCGCCGACGGCGCGTACGTGTTGGGCATCTGCAACGGCTTTCAGATGCTCACCGAAACAGGCCTGCTGCCCGGCGCGTTGATGCGCAATGCGGGCCTCAGGTTCCTGTGCAAGGACGTGCATCTAAGCGTTGAACGCAACGACACGCCCTTCACCCAAAAATACGCGGCCGGAAAAACCATCCGCATTCCCATTGCGCACCATGACGGCAACTACTTTACCGACGATGACACCCTCGCCCGCCTTGAAGGCGAAGGCCGCGTGGCATTTCGCTATGTCACAAAAAGCGGCGCGCCCGGTGACGATGCCAACCCAAACGGATCGCGCGCCAACATTGCCGGTATCTACTCAGAAGATTTGCGGGTGCTGGGCATGATGCCCCACCCCGAACGGCTGATTGAGCCCGCCCTTGGCGGCAGCGATGGCCGCCCGATGTTTGAAGGCCTGATGGAGGCGCTCTCATGAGCAATGCAGCAGCGCAATCCGGCGAACTGCCATCGGCAGACCCCGCCGCCCGCGAGCCGGAAATCACGCCGCAGATTGTTGCGGAACACGGTTTCACCGACGAAGAATATGCCCGCGTGCTGCGTGCCCTGAACCGCACACCGACCATGACCGAGCTTGGCGTTTATTCCGTCATGTGGTCGGAGCACTGCTCATACAAGTCATCACGCGTGTGGCTGAAGCAGCTTCCCACCACCGGCCCGCAGGTGATTTGCGGCCCCGGCGAGAATGCCGGCATCGTCGATATCGGCAACGGCCTCGCTGCGGTTTTCAAGATGGAAAGCCACAACCACCCGTCATTCATTGAACCCTATCAGGGCGCTGCCACCGGCGTGGGTGGCATCATGCGCGATGTGTTCACCATGGGCGCGCGCCCCGTTGCCAATCTCAATGCGCTGCGCTTCGGCGCACCGGAGCACGAAAAAACCCGCCACCTTGTGGAAGGCGTCGTGTCCGGCATCGGCGGCTATGGCAACTGTTTTGGCGTGCCGACGGTGGGCGGCGAAGTGGAGTTTGACCCGGCCTACAACGGCAACATTCTGGTCAACGCCATGTGCGTGGGTCTGGCCCCGGCAGACAACATTTTTTATGCCGCAGCGTCGGGCGTCGGCAATCCGGTGGTGTATGTCGGCTCCAAGACCGGGCGCGACGGCATTCACGGTGCCACCATGGCATCCGCCGAGTTTGACGATGACAGCCAGGACAAACGCCCGACCGTGCAGGTGGGTGATCCGTTTACGGAGAAACTGCTGCTGGAAGCCTGCCTTGAACTGATGGAGCAAGACGCCATCGTCGCCATTCAGGACATGGGGGCAGCAGGCCTCACCAGTTCATCCGTTGAGATGGCGGGCAAGGGCAATGTCGGCATCGAGCTTATTCTTGATGACGTGCCGGTGCGCGAAGAAGCCATGACGGCGTATGAGATGCTGCTGTCTGAAAGCCAGGAGCGCATGTTGATGGTGCTCAAGCCGGGCCGCGAGGATGTTGCCCGCGCGATTTTTGAAAAATGGCAACTCGACTTCGCCGTCATCGGAACAATTACCGATACGGGCCGCATGACCGTGCGCCACCAGGGCGTGCTGGTGGCTGACCTGCCGCTCGACAGCCTCAATGACGACGCGCCGATGTATGAGCGACCCTACGAGTTCACAACACCGCCCGCACCGTTTGATGTAAGCAACGCACCCGCGCCGGCCAATGCGGCGCAGACGCTGGTGCAGATGCTCGGCTCGCCCGCCCTGTGCTCTCGCCGCTGGATATACGAGCAGTACGACCACACCATTATGGGCGACACGCTGCAGCGCCCCGGCGGCGACGCCGGTGTTGTGCGTGTCCACGGCACCAACACAGCGCTCGCCGTTACCGTTGATGTCACGCCGCGCTACTGCAAGGCCGACCCCAAAGAGGGCGGCAAGCAGGCCGTGGTGGAAACATGGCGCAACCTCACCGCCACCGGGGCCAAACCGCTGGCGATCACCGACTGCATGAACTTCGGCAACCCGCAGCGACCCGAAATCATGGGCCAGTTTGCCGGCTGCATCCTCGGCATGAAGGACGCCTGCGAGGCACTGGACTACCCGGTCGTGTCCGGCAACGTGTCGCTGTACAACGAAACCAACGGCACCGGCATTCTGCCAACGCCGGGCATTGGCGGCATCGGCCTGATTGACGACGCCCGCATCTACGCCCGCATGGACGGCATGAAAGAGGGCAACGACCTCATTCTTATCGGCGCCGAAGCGGGTTATCTGGGCCAGTCGCTTTATCTGCGTGACGTGTTGGGCCTCAACCTCGATACCGAAGGCGGGGCACCGCCCCCCATCGACCTTGTGGCCGAACGCACCAACGGTGACTTCGTGCGTGGATTGATTGCCACAGGGCGCCTCACTGCCTGTCATGACCTGTCAGACGGCGGGCTGTATGTCGCCATCGCCGAACTGTGCATGGCCAGCAACATTGGTGCGGCCTTTACGCTGCCCGAGGGCATCGCGGCACATGCGGCGCTGTTTGCCGAGGATCAGGCGCGCTACATCATTGCCCTGCCCGCTGATCTCACAAAGAATGCCCTGCGTGCCGCAGAAAAAGCCGGCGTGCGCGCGCGCCGTCTGGGCACGGTTGGCGGCATGGAATTGACGGCGCAAGGGTGCGACCCCATATCTGTTCAGCAAATGCGCAAAGCCCATGAAGGCTGGTTCCCGGCCTATATGGATGCTACGCATTAGCCGCACCGCGACGCGAAAAACCGCACACCAACTAGGGTTTCAGGAGGTTTCACCATGGCGATGGCTGCTGCCGAGATCGAAAAGCTGATCCGTTCCGCATTGCCTGACGCCGAGGTAACGATCGAGGATCTGGCAGGCGACGGCGACCACTACTCAGCCGTTGTTACCACCCCGGCGTTTGCCGGCCTTACCCGTGTGCAGCAACACAAAATGGTATATGACGCGCTGGAGGGCCGCATGGGCGGCGAGCTCCACGCGCTGGCACTCCAGACATCCGCTCCAAAGTAGCGGCACCGCAAAGGACCACGACCATGAGCGATATTCCCGCCTTCGACAAAATTGACAGCGCCATCAAGGGCGATGACGTGATGCTGTTCATGAAGGGCACACCGGTGTTCCCGCAATGCGGCTTCTCATCCACCGTGGTGCAGATCCTGAGCTATCTCGGCGTGAAGTTTTCATCCGTCAACGTGCTGGATGACATGGACGTGCGCGAAGGCATCAAGCAGTACTCGAACTGGCCGACCATCCCCCAGCTTTACGTGAAGGGCGAGTTTGTTGGTGGTTGCGACATCATCCGCGAGATGTTTGAAGAAGGCGAACTGCGCGACTACCTGGCCGGCAAGGGCATTGAGATGGAAGCGCAGGCAGAGGCATAAGCGCACCTTACCCCTCTTGAGTGCAATACCGGCTCACGGCAGGGATGACTTAAGGGTTACGCCTTCATGGTCGCAAGCTGACGGCATAAGAGTGACGCCGCGTTTTTGATCGCCGCGTCTTTCTTTTCAACCCGCGCCACCATCATCGCGCCTTCAAACGCGCACAAAGTATGCGTTGCAAGCGCACGTGCGTCCCGCGCCGATAGCCCATCGGCCAAA
The window above is part of the Pyruvatibacter sp. genome. Proteins encoded here:
- a CDS encoding BolA family transcriptional regulator; translated protein: MAMAAAEIEKLIRSALPDAEVTIEDLAGDGDHYSAVVTTPAFAGLTRVQQHKMVYDALEGRMGGELHALALQTSAPK
- the purQ gene encoding phosphoribosylformylglycinamidine synthase subunit PurQ is translated as MKAAVVTFPGSNCDRDTLVALERITGRAPIKVWHTETELPQADLVVLPGGFTYGDYLRSGAMAARSPVMAAVKKRAADGAYVLGICNGFQMLTETGLLPGALMRNAGLRFLCKDVHLSVERNDTPFTQKYAAGKTIRIPIAHHDGNYFTDDDTLARLEGEGRVAFRYVTKSGAPGDDANPNGSRANIAGIYSEDLRVLGMMPHPERLIEPALGGSDGRPMFEGLMEALS
- a CDS encoding helix-turn-helix domain-containing protein, producing MSQIENPTRRSKRGETPQARLALVAKAAFECMSRHGFHRTQMADVALEAGLSPAALYTYAKGKEGLLTLAFLHVFDDELPATPLPVAPLPMKKIIAMAHQRISDVAQWPTLDAAIAADRAPDVATLRKIGAEVYDLLDAFREGIWLIDKLSLELPEFEKLQAEKVHGAFMGKLIALIGKWKAPGVVTDVAARNAVEMMAWPAMHRHRDQWLIPQASEAQIRETAIRQYAALLKATQKA
- the purC gene encoding phosphoribosylaminoimidazolesuccinocarboxamide synthase; amino-acid sequence: MTRRRKIYEGKAKILYEGPEPGTLIQHFKDDATAFNNKKHELIDGKGVLNNRISEFIFTKLNEIGVPTHFIKRVNMREQLIKEVEIIPVEVMVRNVAAGSLAKRLGIEEGTPLPRSIIEFAYKSDELDDPLVTEEHITAFSWATPQEIDDMMAMSLRINDFLSGLFLGIGIKLVDFKIEFGRQFEGEMMRVILADEISPDSCRLWDTTTNEKLDKDRFRRDMGGLMDAYQEVARRLGIYTSNDDTTPRSGPVLVK
- the purL gene encoding phosphoribosylformylglycinamidine synthase subunit PurL: MSNAAAQSGELPSADPAAREPEITPQIVAEHGFTDEEYARVLRALNRTPTMTELGVYSVMWSEHCSYKSSRVWLKQLPTTGPQVICGPGENAGIVDIGNGLAAVFKMESHNHPSFIEPYQGAATGVGGIMRDVFTMGARPVANLNALRFGAPEHEKTRHLVEGVVSGIGGYGNCFGVPTVGGEVEFDPAYNGNILVNAMCVGLAPADNIFYAAASGVGNPVVYVGSKTGRDGIHGATMASAEFDDDSQDKRPTVQVGDPFTEKLLLEACLELMEQDAIVAIQDMGAAGLTSSSVEMAGKGNVGIELILDDVPVREEAMTAYEMLLSESQERMLMVLKPGREDVARAIFEKWQLDFAVIGTITDTGRMTVRHQGVLVADLPLDSLNDDAPMYERPYEFTTPPAPFDVSNAPAPANAAQTLVQMLGSPALCSRRWIYEQYDHTIMGDTLQRPGGDAGVVRVHGTNTALAVTVDVTPRYCKADPKEGGKQAVVETWRNLTATGAKPLAITDCMNFGNPQRPEIMGQFAGCILGMKDACEALDYPVVSGNVSLYNETNGTGILPTPGIGGIGLIDDARIYARMDGMKEGNDLILIGAEAGYLGQSLYLRDVLGLNLDTEGGAPPPIDLVAERTNGDFVRGLIATGRLTACHDLSDGGLYVAIAELCMASNIGAAFTLPEGIAAHAALFAEDQARYIIALPADLTKNALRAAEKAGVRARRLGTVGGMELTAQGCDPISVQQMRKAHEGWFPAYMDATH
- a CDS encoding DUF1476 domain-containing protein, whose amino-acid sequence is MSSLDKRGKDFENKFAHDQELEFKAVARRNKLLGLWAAEAMGLDADAAAAYAKEVVKSDFEEAGEEDVFRKVSGDLEARGVDKSEHQIRRTMQELMVKAREQVATEG
- the purS gene encoding phosphoribosylformylglycinamidine synthase subunit PurS translates to MKARVHVTLKSGVLDPQGKAIEKTLGNLGFLGVESVRQGKVIDLDIAETDPAKAEAVIKDMCEQLLANTVIENYSIELASSQSAS
- a CDS encoding pyrroloquinoline quinone-dependent dehydrogenase, whose protein sequence is MGSFTLRFRRFGRLFALMLVGVVTGALPGFAQQGGGWTHYGGDAGGSRYSASAAITPDTVGDLEIAWQYATGDLEARPDAVTRSASEGTPILAGGALRLCTPFNEIVSLDPATGEEQWRYDPQIPTDYMPANQFICRGVVYWQDPQAGGGSECAERIFMGTNHGRLIAVDATTGRPCTLFGENGTVAIDPGMDLWWPGEFQITSPPVTVGDTVIVGSAIGDNARADAPKGAVRAFDVRTGTPRWEFDAVARGAVEQPGSWQGEQAARTGHANVWAPMSVDEARGLVFLPTSSPSPDFYGGERPGDNRYANSVVALDGATGTVRWHFQTVHHDVWDYDLPAQPSLVTINKGDGPRDVVVQVAKTGFVFVLDRDTGEPVFPVDEVPVPQDGASGEELSPTQPMPQKPPALVPHSIVPDDAWGLTFWDRGRCRDAIARYRNDGLFTPPSEQGTLMFPFSGGGANWGGMAFNPQSQMMYVNTSRALHVVKLIPRDEFADAKAAEPGKEISPQAGTRYGMKRDLVLSPLSLPCNKPPFGVLHAIDLSTGDIAWEATLGTVRDIAPVPLPWKLGTPNFGGPLVTAGGLVFIGAAMDDYLRAFDAATGDEVWKGRLPGGGQATPMTYEWQGRQYVVISAGGHSRSTTTLNDKLVAFALPYNEGRVE
- the grxD gene encoding Grx4 family monothiol glutaredoxin, which gives rise to MSDIPAFDKIDSAIKGDDVMLFMKGTPVFPQCGFSSTVVQILSYLGVKFSSVNVLDDMDVREGIKQYSNWPTIPQLYVKGEFVGGCDIIREMFEEGELRDYLAGKGIEMEAQAEA